In the genome of Dunckerocampus dactyliophorus isolate RoL2022-P2 chromosome 6, RoL_Ddac_1.1, whole genome shotgun sequence, one region contains:
- the LOC129182544 gene encoding protein PET117 homolog, mitochondrial produces the protein MWSTKKTAAAARRNLLAVEKLTANVMSTASKVVLGVSVVLTVSTVAAVHLKQSQDRQRLLEGVLRDLERVERKKENLRLLEENRKLTTHLEEDQRRREAELRPQELTDH, from the exons ATGTGGTCGACGAAGAAGACAGCGGCTGCAGCCCGCAGGAACCTGCTAGCAGTTGAGAAGCTAACTGCTAACGTAATGTCGACAGCCTCTAAAGTGGTGCTGGGAGTTTCTGTGGTTCTGACTGTGAGTACTGTGGCTGCGGTCCACCTCAAACAGAGCCAGGACAGACAG CGTCTCCTGGAGGGCGTCTTGAGAGATTTGGAGCGTgtggagaggaagaaggagaaCCTGCGGCTGCTGGAGGAGAACAGGAAGTTGACCACGCATCTAGAAGAAGACCAACGGCGTAGAGAGGCGGAGCTCCGCCCTCAAGAACTCACCGACCACTGA
- the LOC129182539 gene encoding CSC1-like protein 2 isoform X3: MLGVLIVTMATVGSGQACGAQDNCSADSGSKDYCYSARIRSTVLQGLPFGGVPTVLALDFMCFLVLLFVFSILRKVAWDYGRLALVTDADSRRRDRDNYEPVKSVASAMHSDTPDRYERLTSVSSSVDLEQRDNGFCSWLTAIFRIKDEEIREKCGEDAIHYLSFQRHIIGLLVVVGVLSVGIVLPVNFSGDLLENNAYSFGRTTIANLKSGTNLLWLHTSFAFMYLLLTVYSMRRHTSKMHYKEDDLVKRTLFINGISKYAEESQIKQHFEQAYENCTVLEARICYNVAKLMALNAERKKTERSKKFFTDLMAKEHVPTMINPKPCGHLCCCAIAGCEEEEAVSYYTKREAKLKEEYRKEKEKVHTKPLGMAFVTFQNEAMTAIILKDFNACQVQGCRCRQEPRLSQFSDVLHVHNWSVSYAPDPQNVRWEHLSLGGVSWWIRCLIINCILFILLFFLTTPAIIITTMDKFNVTKPVEYLNNPIVTQFFPTLLLWAFSALLPTIVYYSAFFEAHWTRSGENRTTMHKCYTFLIFMVLLLPSLGLSSLDVFFRWLFDKKFLADATVRFECVFLPDNGAFFVNYVIASAFIGNAMDLLRIPGLLMYMIRLCLARSAADRRNVKRHQAYEFQFGAAYAWIMNVFTVVMAYSITCPIIVPFGLMYMLLKHLVDRYNMYYAYLPSKLDKKIHSGAVTQVVAAPILCLFWLLFFSTMRTGFETPTSMFTLVVLVVTIVVCLSHVCFGHFKYLSAHNYKIDTKDSDTEAVENGRLPRTSASPPSKSQQQMYIAQVLQDPNSDEPGGGGEEDRASSQDEEMLNGGNNINEADFQSGEDSLIANEVRQ, translated from the exons ATGCTGGGAGTCCTGATTGTTACCATGGCGACGGTGGGCAGTGGTCAGGCGTGCGGCGCCCAGGACAACTGTTCGGCCGACAGTGGCTCCAAGGACTACTGCTACTCGGCCAGAATCCGCAGCACCGTGCTGCAGGGGCTTCCTTTTGGGGGCGTGCCCACCGTGCTCGCCCTGGACTTCATGTGCTTCCTG GTCTTGCTCTTCGTCTTTTCCATTTTACGGAAGGTGGCGTGGGACTACGGCCGCCTGGCGCTGGTCACTGACGCCGACAG CCGAAGACGGGACCGAGATAACTATGAACCGGTCAAAAG TGTCGCCTCAGCAATGCACTCGGACACGCCCGACCGCTACGAACGCCTCACGTCGGTCTCCAGCTCTGTGGACTTGGAACAGCGCGACAAC GGCTTCTGCTCCTGGCTGACGGCCATCTTCAGAATCAA GGATGAGGAGATACGAGAGAAGTGCGGCGAAGACGCCATCCACTATCTGTCCTTCCAGCGTCACATCATCGGCCTCCTGGTCGTGGTCGGTGTGCTTTCCGTCGGCATTGTGCTGCCCGTCAACTTCTCAGGCGACCTTTTGG AAAACAACGCCTACAGCTTTGGTCGCACTACCATAGCCAACCTGAAGTCTGG GACCAACTTGTTGTGGCTACACACGTCCTTCGCCTTCATGTACCTGCTGCTCACCGTCTACAGCATGAGGAGACACACGTCCAAGATGCATTACAAGGAGGACGACCTG GTGAAACGCACGTTATTCATTAACGGCATCTCCAAGTACGCCGAAGAGAGTCAGATCAAACAACACTTTGA GCAGGCGTACGAGAACTGCACAGTACTGGAAGCTCGGATCTGCTACAACGTGGCCAAACTCATGGCTCTGAATGCTGAGAG GAAGAAGACGGAGCGCAGCAAGAAGTTCTTCACGGACCTGATGGCCAAGGAGCACGTTCCCACCATGATCAACCCTAAACCCTGCGGACATCTCTGCTGCTGCGCCATCGCCGGCTGCGAGGAG GAGGAGGCAGTCAGCTACTACACCAAGAGGGAGGCCAAACTAAAGGAGGAGTACagaaaggagaaggagaaggtcCACACCAAACCTCTGGGCATGGCCTTCGTCACCTTCCAGAATGAGGCCATGACCGCAAT CATCCTGAAGGACTTCAACGCGTGTCAGGTTCAAGGCTGTCGCTGTCGTCAGGAGCCTCGCTTGTCGCAGTTTAGCGACGTCCTTCACGTGCACAACTGGAGCGTCTCGTACGCGCCCGACCCACAGAACGTGCGCTG GGAGCACCTCTCTCTGGGCGGCGTCTCCTGGTGGATCCGCTGCTTGATCATCAACTGCATCCTCTTCATCCTGCTCTTCTTCCTCACCACGCCcgccatcatcatcaccaccatggACAAGTTCAACGTCACCAAGCCTGTGGAGTACCTCAAC AACCCCATCGTCACCCAGTTCTTCCCGACTCTTCTCCTCTGGGCATTCTCTGCCCTGTTGCCCACCATCGTCTACTACTCGGCCTTCTTTGAGGCTCACTGGACCAG gtCTGGAGAAAACCGGACTACGATGCACAAGTGTTACACCTTTCTGATCTTCATGGTTCTTCTGCTGCCCTCTCTTGGACTAAGCAG TTTGGACGTTTTCTTCCGATGGCTTTTCGATAAAAAGTTCTTGGCCGACGCCACTGTCCGCTTTGA GTGCGTCTTCCTGCCAGACAATGGAGCATTTTTTGTCAACTATGTGATCGCGTCTGCCTTCATCGGGAATGCCATGGACCTGCTGCGTATTCCAGGCCTGCTCATGTACATGATCCGACTGTGCCTGGCCCGCTCGGCTGCCGACCGCCGCAACGTCAAGAGG CATCAAGCCTACGAGTTTCAGTTTGGAGCGGCGTACGCGTGGATCATGAACGTCTTCACCGTGGTGATGGCCTACAGCATCACATGTCCCATCATCGTGCCCTTTG GTCTGATGTACATGCTGCTCAAGCACCTGGTGGACAGGTACAACATGTACTATGCCTACTTGCCGTCCAAATTGGACAAGAAGATCCATTCGGGGGCAGTCACGCAGGTGGTGGCTGCTCCCATTCTCTGCCTCTTCTGGCTGCTCTTCTTCTCCACCATGCGTACCG GTTTCGAGACACCGACATCCATGTTCACGCTGGTGGTTCTTGTGGTGACCATCGTGGTGTGTTTGTCCCACGTGTGTTTTGGACACTTCAAGTACCTTAGCGCTCACAACTACAAG ATCGACACCAAGGACTCTGACACGGAAGCGGTGGAGAACGGGCGTCTGCCCCGCACCTCGGCCTCACCCCCCTCCAAGTCTCAG CAGCAGATGTACATCGCTCAGGTGCTTCAGGACCCCAACTCGGATGAGCCCGGTGGGGGCGGTGAGGAGGACCGGGCCTCGTCCCAGGATGAAGAGATGCTAAACGGAGGGAACAACATCAACGAGGCGGATTTCCAGTCAGGGGAGGACAGTCTGATCGCCAACGAGGTCCGCCAGTAG
- the LOC129182539 gene encoding CSC1-like protein 2 isoform X4: MLGVLIVTMATVGSGQACGAQDNCSADSGSKDYCYSARIRSTVLQGLPFGGVPTVLALDFMCFLVLLFVFSILRKVAWDYGRLALVTDADSRRRDRDNYEPVKSVASAMHSDTPDRYERLTSVSSSVDLEQRDNGFCSWLTAIFRIKDEEIREKCGEDAIHYLSFQRHIIGLLVVVGVLSVGIVLPVNFSGDLLVRIISKDLLLINQGAPGPPSKEENNAYSFGRTTIANLKSGTNLLWLHTSFAFMYLLLTVYSMRRHTSKMHYKEDDLVKRTLFINGISKYAEESQIKQHFEQAYENCTVLEARICYNVAKLMALNAERKKTERSKKFFTDLMAKEHVPTMINPKPCGHLCCCAIAGCEEEEAVSYYTKREAKLKEEYRKEKEKVHTKPLGMAFVTFQNEAMTAIILKDFNACQVQGCRCRQEPRLSQFSDVLHVHNWSVSYAPDPQNVRWEHLSLGGVSWWIRCLIINCILFILLFFLTTPAIIITTMDKFNVTKPVEYLNNPIVTQFFPTLLLWAFSALLPTIVYYSAFFEAHWTRSGENRTTMHKCYTFLIFMVLLLPSLGLSSLDVFFRWLFDKKFLADATVRFECVFLPDNGAFFVNYVIASAFIGNAMDLLRIPGLLMYMIRLCLARSAADRRNVKRHQAYEFQFGAAYAWIMNVFTVVMAYSITCPIIVPFGLMYMLLKHLVDRYNMYYAYLPSKLDKKIHSGAVTQVVAAPILCLFWLLFFSTMRTGFETPTSMFTLVVLVVTIVVCLSHVCFGHFKYLSAHNYKIDTKDSDTEAVENGRLPRTSASPPSKSQQQMYIAQVLQDPNSDEPGGGGEEDRASSQDEEMLNGGNNINEADFQSGEDSLIANEVRQ, encoded by the exons ATGCTGGGAGTCCTGATTGTTACCATGGCGACGGTGGGCAGTGGTCAGGCGTGCGGCGCCCAGGACAACTGTTCGGCCGACAGTGGCTCCAAGGACTACTGCTACTCGGCCAGAATCCGCAGCACCGTGCTGCAGGGGCTTCCTTTTGGGGGCGTGCCCACCGTGCTCGCCCTGGACTTCATGTGCTTCCTG GTCTTGCTCTTCGTCTTTTCCATTTTACGGAAGGTGGCGTGGGACTACGGCCGCCTGGCGCTGGTCACTGACGCCGACAG CCGAAGACGGGACCGAGATAACTATGAACCGGTCAAAAG TGTCGCCTCAGCAATGCACTCGGACACGCCCGACCGCTACGAACGCCTCACGTCGGTCTCCAGCTCTGTGGACTTGGAACAGCGCGACAAC GGCTTCTGCTCCTGGCTGACGGCCATCTTCAGAATCAA GGATGAGGAGATACGAGAGAAGTGCGGCGAAGACGCCATCCACTATCTGTCCTTCCAGCGTCACATCATCGGCCTCCTGGTCGTGGTCGGTGTGCTTTCCGTCGGCATTGTGCTGCCCGTCAACTTCTCAGGCGACCTTTTGG TACGAATTATCAGTAAAGATCTTTTACTGATAAACCAAGGAGCACCAGGACCGCCGTCTAAAGAAG AAAACAACGCCTACAGCTTTGGTCGCACTACCATAGCCAACCTGAAGTCTGG GACCAACTTGTTGTGGCTACACACGTCCTTCGCCTTCATGTACCTGCTGCTCACCGTCTACAGCATGAGGAGACACACGTCCAAGATGCATTACAAGGAGGACGACCTG GTGAAACGCACGTTATTCATTAACGGCATCTCCAAGTACGCCGAAGAGAGTCAGATCAAACAACACTTTGA GCAGGCGTACGAGAACTGCACAGTACTGGAAGCTCGGATCTGCTACAACGTGGCCAAACTCATGGCTCTGAATGCTGAGAG GAAGAAGACGGAGCGCAGCAAGAAGTTCTTCACGGACCTGATGGCCAAGGAGCACGTTCCCACCATGATCAACCCTAAACCCTGCGGACATCTCTGCTGCTGCGCCATCGCCGGCTGCGAGGAG GAGGAGGCAGTCAGCTACTACACCAAGAGGGAGGCCAAACTAAAGGAGGAGTACagaaaggagaaggagaaggtcCACACCAAACCTCTGGGCATGGCCTTCGTCACCTTCCAGAATGAGGCCATGACCGCAAT CATCCTGAAGGACTTCAACGCGTGTCAGGTTCAAGGCTGTCGCTGTCGTCAGGAGCCTCGCTTGTCGCAGTTTAGCGACGTCCTTCACGTGCACAACTGGAGCGTCTCGTACGCGCCCGACCCACAGAACGTGCGCTG GGAGCACCTCTCTCTGGGCGGCGTCTCCTGGTGGATCCGCTGCTTGATCATCAACTGCATCCTCTTCATCCTGCTCTTCTTCCTCACCACGCCcgccatcatcatcaccaccatggACAAGTTCAACGTCACCAAGCCTGTGGAGTACCTCAAC AACCCCATCGTCACCCAGTTCTTCCCGACTCTTCTCCTCTGGGCATTCTCTGCCCTGTTGCCCACCATCGTCTACTACTCGGCCTTCTTTGAGGCTCACTGGACCAG gtCTGGAGAAAACCGGACTACGATGCACAAGTGTTACACCTTTCTGATCTTCATGGTTCTTCTGCTGCCCTCTCTTGGACTAAGCAG TTTGGACGTTTTCTTCCGATGGCTTTTCGATAAAAAGTTCTTGGCCGACGCCACTGTCCGCTTTGA GTGCGTCTTCCTGCCAGACAATGGAGCATTTTTTGTCAACTATGTGATCGCGTCTGCCTTCATCGGGAATGCCATGGACCTGCTGCGTATTCCAGGCCTGCTCATGTACATGATCCGACTGTGCCTGGCCCGCTCGGCTGCCGACCGCCGCAACGTCAAGAGG CATCAAGCCTACGAGTTTCAGTTTGGAGCGGCGTACGCGTGGATCATGAACGTCTTCACCGTGGTGATGGCCTACAGCATCACATGTCCCATCATCGTGCCCTTTG GTCTGATGTACATGCTGCTCAAGCACCTGGTGGACAGGTACAACATGTACTATGCCTACTTGCCGTCCAAATTGGACAAGAAGATCCATTCGGGGGCAGTCACGCAGGTGGTGGCTGCTCCCATTCTCTGCCTCTTCTGGCTGCTCTTCTTCTCCACCATGCGTACCG GTTTCGAGACACCGACATCCATGTTCACGCTGGTGGTTCTTGTGGTGACCATCGTGGTGTGTTTGTCCCACGTGTGTTTTGGACACTTCAAGTACCTTAGCGCTCACAACTACAAG ATCGACACCAAGGACTCTGACACGGAAGCGGTGGAGAACGGGCGTCTGCCCCGCACCTCGGCCTCACCCCCCTCCAAGTCTCAG CAGCAGATGTACATCGCTCAGGTGCTTCAGGACCCCAACTCGGATGAGCCCGGTGGGGGCGGTGAGGAGGACCGGGCCTCGTCCCAGGATGAAGAGATGCTAAACGGAGGGAACAACATCAACGAGGCGGATTTCCAGTCAGGGGAGGACAGTCTGATCGCCAACGAGGTCCGCCAGTAG
- the LOC129182539 gene encoding CSC1-like protein 2 isoform X1, producing the protein MLGVLIVTMATVGSGQACGAQDNCSADSGSKDYCYSARIRSTVLQGLPFGGVPTVLALDFMCFLVLLFVFSILRKVAWDYGRLALVTDADSRRRDRDNYEPVKSVASAMHSDTPDRYERLTSVSSSVDLEQRDNGFCSWLTAIFRIKDEEIREKCGEDAIHYLSFQRHIIGLLVVVGVLSVGIVLPVNFSGDLLVRIISKDLLLINQGAPGPPSKEENNAYSFGRTTIANLKSGTNLLWLHTSFAFMYLLLTVYSMRRHTSKMHYKEDDLVKRTLFINGISKYAEESQIKQHFEQAYENCTVLEARICYNVAKLMALNAERKKTERSKKFFTDLMAKEHVPTMINPKPCGHLCCCAIAGCEEEEAVSYYTKREAKLKEEYRKEKEKVHTKPLGMAFVTFQNEAMTAIILKDFNACQVQGCRCRQEPRLSQFSDVLHVHNWSVSYAPDPQNVRWEHLSLGGVSWWIRCLIINCILFILLFFLTTPAIIITTMDKFNVTKPVEYLNNPIVTQFFPTLLLWAFSALLPTIVYYSAFFEAHWTRSGENRTTMHKCYTFLIFMVLLLPSLGLSSLDVFFRWLFDKKFLADATVRFECVFLPDNGAFFVNYVIASAFIGNAMDLLRIPGLLMYMIRLCLARSAADRRNVKRHQAYEFQFGAAYAWIMNVFTVVMAYSITCPIIVPFGLMYMLLKHLVDRYNMYYAYLPSKLDKKIHSGAVTQVVAAPILCLFWLLFFSTMRTGFETPTSMFTLVVLVVTIVVCLSHVCFGHFKYLSAHNYKIDTKDSDTEAVENGRLPRTSASPPSKSQQMYIAQVLQDPNSDEPGGGGEEDRASSQDEEMLNGGNNINEADFQSGEDSLIANEVRQ; encoded by the exons ATGCTGGGAGTCCTGATTGTTACCATGGCGACGGTGGGCAGTGGTCAGGCGTGCGGCGCCCAGGACAACTGTTCGGCCGACAGTGGCTCCAAGGACTACTGCTACTCGGCCAGAATCCGCAGCACCGTGCTGCAGGGGCTTCCTTTTGGGGGCGTGCCCACCGTGCTCGCCCTGGACTTCATGTGCTTCCTG GTCTTGCTCTTCGTCTTTTCCATTTTACGGAAGGTGGCGTGGGACTACGGCCGCCTGGCGCTGGTCACTGACGCCGACAG CCGAAGACGGGACCGAGATAACTATGAACCGGTCAAAAG TGTCGCCTCAGCAATGCACTCGGACACGCCCGACCGCTACGAACGCCTCACGTCGGTCTCCAGCTCTGTGGACTTGGAACAGCGCGACAAC GGCTTCTGCTCCTGGCTGACGGCCATCTTCAGAATCAA GGATGAGGAGATACGAGAGAAGTGCGGCGAAGACGCCATCCACTATCTGTCCTTCCAGCGTCACATCATCGGCCTCCTGGTCGTGGTCGGTGTGCTTTCCGTCGGCATTGTGCTGCCCGTCAACTTCTCAGGCGACCTTTTGG TACGAATTATCAGTAAAGATCTTTTACTGATAAACCAAGGAGCACCAGGACCGCCGTCTAAAGAAG AAAACAACGCCTACAGCTTTGGTCGCACTACCATAGCCAACCTGAAGTCTGG GACCAACTTGTTGTGGCTACACACGTCCTTCGCCTTCATGTACCTGCTGCTCACCGTCTACAGCATGAGGAGACACACGTCCAAGATGCATTACAAGGAGGACGACCTG GTGAAACGCACGTTATTCATTAACGGCATCTCCAAGTACGCCGAAGAGAGTCAGATCAAACAACACTTTGA GCAGGCGTACGAGAACTGCACAGTACTGGAAGCTCGGATCTGCTACAACGTGGCCAAACTCATGGCTCTGAATGCTGAGAG GAAGAAGACGGAGCGCAGCAAGAAGTTCTTCACGGACCTGATGGCCAAGGAGCACGTTCCCACCATGATCAACCCTAAACCCTGCGGACATCTCTGCTGCTGCGCCATCGCCGGCTGCGAGGAG GAGGAGGCAGTCAGCTACTACACCAAGAGGGAGGCCAAACTAAAGGAGGAGTACagaaaggagaaggagaaggtcCACACCAAACCTCTGGGCATGGCCTTCGTCACCTTCCAGAATGAGGCCATGACCGCAAT CATCCTGAAGGACTTCAACGCGTGTCAGGTTCAAGGCTGTCGCTGTCGTCAGGAGCCTCGCTTGTCGCAGTTTAGCGACGTCCTTCACGTGCACAACTGGAGCGTCTCGTACGCGCCCGACCCACAGAACGTGCGCTG GGAGCACCTCTCTCTGGGCGGCGTCTCCTGGTGGATCCGCTGCTTGATCATCAACTGCATCCTCTTCATCCTGCTCTTCTTCCTCACCACGCCcgccatcatcatcaccaccatggACAAGTTCAACGTCACCAAGCCTGTGGAGTACCTCAAC AACCCCATCGTCACCCAGTTCTTCCCGACTCTTCTCCTCTGGGCATTCTCTGCCCTGTTGCCCACCATCGTCTACTACTCGGCCTTCTTTGAGGCTCACTGGACCAG gtCTGGAGAAAACCGGACTACGATGCACAAGTGTTACACCTTTCTGATCTTCATGGTTCTTCTGCTGCCCTCTCTTGGACTAAGCAG TTTGGACGTTTTCTTCCGATGGCTTTTCGATAAAAAGTTCTTGGCCGACGCCACTGTCCGCTTTGA GTGCGTCTTCCTGCCAGACAATGGAGCATTTTTTGTCAACTATGTGATCGCGTCTGCCTTCATCGGGAATGCCATGGACCTGCTGCGTATTCCAGGCCTGCTCATGTACATGATCCGACTGTGCCTGGCCCGCTCGGCTGCCGACCGCCGCAACGTCAAGAGG CATCAAGCCTACGAGTTTCAGTTTGGAGCGGCGTACGCGTGGATCATGAACGTCTTCACCGTGGTGATGGCCTACAGCATCACATGTCCCATCATCGTGCCCTTTG GTCTGATGTACATGCTGCTCAAGCACCTGGTGGACAGGTACAACATGTACTATGCCTACTTGCCGTCCAAATTGGACAAGAAGATCCATTCGGGGGCAGTCACGCAGGTGGTGGCTGCTCCCATTCTCTGCCTCTTCTGGCTGCTCTTCTTCTCCACCATGCGTACCG GTTTCGAGACACCGACATCCATGTTCACGCTGGTGGTTCTTGTGGTGACCATCGTGGTGTGTTTGTCCCACGTGTGTTTTGGACACTTCAAGTACCTTAGCGCTCACAACTACAAG ATCGACACCAAGGACTCTGACACGGAAGCGGTGGAGAACGGGCGTCTGCCCCGCACCTCGGCCTCACCCCCCTCCAAGTCTCAG CAGATGTACATCGCTCAGGTGCTTCAGGACCCCAACTCGGATGAGCCCGGTGGGGGCGGTGAGGAGGACCGGGCCTCGTCCCAGGATGAAGAGATGCTAAACGGAGGGAACAACATCAACGAGGCGGATTTCCAGTCAGGGGAGGACAGTCTGATCGCCAACGAGGTCCGCCAGTAG
- the LOC129182539 gene encoding CSC1-like protein 2 isoform X2 gives MLGVLIVTMATVGSGQACGAQDNCSADSGSKDYCYSARIRSTVLQGLPFGGVPTVLALDFMCFLVLLFVFSILRKVAWDYGRLALVTDADSVASAMHSDTPDRYERLTSVSSSVDLEQRDNGFCSWLTAIFRIKDEEIREKCGEDAIHYLSFQRHIIGLLVVVGVLSVGIVLPVNFSGDLLVRIISKDLLLINQGAPGPPSKEENNAYSFGRTTIANLKSGTNLLWLHTSFAFMYLLLTVYSMRRHTSKMHYKEDDLVKRTLFINGISKYAEESQIKQHFEQAYENCTVLEARICYNVAKLMALNAERKKTERSKKFFTDLMAKEHVPTMINPKPCGHLCCCAIAGCEEEEAVSYYTKREAKLKEEYRKEKEKVHTKPLGMAFVTFQNEAMTAIILKDFNACQVQGCRCRQEPRLSQFSDVLHVHNWSVSYAPDPQNVRWEHLSLGGVSWWIRCLIINCILFILLFFLTTPAIIITTMDKFNVTKPVEYLNNPIVTQFFPTLLLWAFSALLPTIVYYSAFFEAHWTRSGENRTTMHKCYTFLIFMVLLLPSLGLSSLDVFFRWLFDKKFLADATVRFECVFLPDNGAFFVNYVIASAFIGNAMDLLRIPGLLMYMIRLCLARSAADRRNVKRHQAYEFQFGAAYAWIMNVFTVVMAYSITCPIIVPFGLMYMLLKHLVDRYNMYYAYLPSKLDKKIHSGAVTQVVAAPILCLFWLLFFSTMRTGFETPTSMFTLVVLVVTIVVCLSHVCFGHFKYLSAHNYKIDTKDSDTEAVENGRLPRTSASPPSKSQQQMYIAQVLQDPNSDEPGGGGEEDRASSQDEEMLNGGNNINEADFQSGEDSLIANEVRQ, from the exons ATGCTGGGAGTCCTGATTGTTACCATGGCGACGGTGGGCAGTGGTCAGGCGTGCGGCGCCCAGGACAACTGTTCGGCCGACAGTGGCTCCAAGGACTACTGCTACTCGGCCAGAATCCGCAGCACCGTGCTGCAGGGGCTTCCTTTTGGGGGCGTGCCCACCGTGCTCGCCCTGGACTTCATGTGCTTCCTG GTCTTGCTCTTCGTCTTTTCCATTTTACGGAAGGTGGCGTGGGACTACGGCCGCCTGGCGCTGGTCACTGACGCCGACAG TGTCGCCTCAGCAATGCACTCGGACACGCCCGACCGCTACGAACGCCTCACGTCGGTCTCCAGCTCTGTGGACTTGGAACAGCGCGACAAC GGCTTCTGCTCCTGGCTGACGGCCATCTTCAGAATCAA GGATGAGGAGATACGAGAGAAGTGCGGCGAAGACGCCATCCACTATCTGTCCTTCCAGCGTCACATCATCGGCCTCCTGGTCGTGGTCGGTGTGCTTTCCGTCGGCATTGTGCTGCCCGTCAACTTCTCAGGCGACCTTTTGG TACGAATTATCAGTAAAGATCTTTTACTGATAAACCAAGGAGCACCAGGACCGCCGTCTAAAGAAG AAAACAACGCCTACAGCTTTGGTCGCACTACCATAGCCAACCTGAAGTCTGG GACCAACTTGTTGTGGCTACACACGTCCTTCGCCTTCATGTACCTGCTGCTCACCGTCTACAGCATGAGGAGACACACGTCCAAGATGCATTACAAGGAGGACGACCTG GTGAAACGCACGTTATTCATTAACGGCATCTCCAAGTACGCCGAAGAGAGTCAGATCAAACAACACTTTGA GCAGGCGTACGAGAACTGCACAGTACTGGAAGCTCGGATCTGCTACAACGTGGCCAAACTCATGGCTCTGAATGCTGAGAG GAAGAAGACGGAGCGCAGCAAGAAGTTCTTCACGGACCTGATGGCCAAGGAGCACGTTCCCACCATGATCAACCCTAAACCCTGCGGACATCTCTGCTGCTGCGCCATCGCCGGCTGCGAGGAG GAGGAGGCAGTCAGCTACTACACCAAGAGGGAGGCCAAACTAAAGGAGGAGTACagaaaggagaaggagaaggtcCACACCAAACCTCTGGGCATGGCCTTCGTCACCTTCCAGAATGAGGCCATGACCGCAAT CATCCTGAAGGACTTCAACGCGTGTCAGGTTCAAGGCTGTCGCTGTCGTCAGGAGCCTCGCTTGTCGCAGTTTAGCGACGTCCTTCACGTGCACAACTGGAGCGTCTCGTACGCGCCCGACCCACAGAACGTGCGCTG GGAGCACCTCTCTCTGGGCGGCGTCTCCTGGTGGATCCGCTGCTTGATCATCAACTGCATCCTCTTCATCCTGCTCTTCTTCCTCACCACGCCcgccatcatcatcaccaccatggACAAGTTCAACGTCACCAAGCCTGTGGAGTACCTCAAC AACCCCATCGTCACCCAGTTCTTCCCGACTCTTCTCCTCTGGGCATTCTCTGCCCTGTTGCCCACCATCGTCTACTACTCGGCCTTCTTTGAGGCTCACTGGACCAG gtCTGGAGAAAACCGGACTACGATGCACAAGTGTTACACCTTTCTGATCTTCATGGTTCTTCTGCTGCCCTCTCTTGGACTAAGCAG TTTGGACGTTTTCTTCCGATGGCTTTTCGATAAAAAGTTCTTGGCCGACGCCACTGTCCGCTTTGA GTGCGTCTTCCTGCCAGACAATGGAGCATTTTTTGTCAACTATGTGATCGCGTCTGCCTTCATCGGGAATGCCATGGACCTGCTGCGTATTCCAGGCCTGCTCATGTACATGATCCGACTGTGCCTGGCCCGCTCGGCTGCCGACCGCCGCAACGTCAAGAGG CATCAAGCCTACGAGTTTCAGTTTGGAGCGGCGTACGCGTGGATCATGAACGTCTTCACCGTGGTGATGGCCTACAGCATCACATGTCCCATCATCGTGCCCTTTG GTCTGATGTACATGCTGCTCAAGCACCTGGTGGACAGGTACAACATGTACTATGCCTACTTGCCGTCCAAATTGGACAAGAAGATCCATTCGGGGGCAGTCACGCAGGTGGTGGCTGCTCCCATTCTCTGCCTCTTCTGGCTGCTCTTCTTCTCCACCATGCGTACCG GTTTCGAGACACCGACATCCATGTTCACGCTGGTGGTTCTTGTGGTGACCATCGTGGTGTGTTTGTCCCACGTGTGTTTTGGACACTTCAAGTACCTTAGCGCTCACAACTACAAG ATCGACACCAAGGACTCTGACACGGAAGCGGTGGAGAACGGGCGTCTGCCCCGCACCTCGGCCTCACCCCCCTCCAAGTCTCAG CAGCAGATGTACATCGCTCAGGTGCTTCAGGACCCCAACTCGGATGAGCCCGGTGGGGGCGGTGAGGAGGACCGGGCCTCGTCCCAGGATGAAGAGATGCTAAACGGAGGGAACAACATCAACGAGGCGGATTTCCAGTCAGGGGAGGACAGTCTGATCGCCAACGAGGTCCGCCAGTAG